One Hevea brasiliensis isolate MT/VB/25A 57/8 chromosome 5, ASM3005281v1, whole genome shotgun sequence genomic region harbors:
- the LOC110646589 gene encoding pentatricopeptide repeat-containing protein At1g08610 — translation MTFTVSPQKSIVEIHCFHGLHSCFKKVGFNCSMVKASVFDLKYSMKCIHRNESCLQWTGDLQSGKTLFSLQCKGLQRSVCIDRVDENDQDEWSSETHLLGVGRKFREQMSTKNHGSPTLSIDGPFVENDEETNNEILQHLCNNGRLMDASRLIDIMARRNQIPHFICCTNLIRGFAKVEQIDKAAKVLKIMVMSGGVPDVITYNMMVGGLCKRGKLRSAIDLLEDMSLSGCPPDVITYNTIIRSMFDNRNFDQAVQFWKEQLRRGCPPYLITYTVLIELVCKHCGTVRAMEVLEDMAIEGCYPDLVTYNSLVNFSCKQGKYEDAALIIYNILSHGMEPNAVTYNTLLHSLCSSGLWDEVDEILAIMKETYHPPTVVTYNTLINGLCKFGLVDRAIDFFLQMVYEDCLPDIVTYNTLLGALCKEGLVDDALQLLSLLSFSSCSPGLITYNTVIDGMTRRGSMDKSMTLYNQMIENGIIPDGITHRSLVWGFCSANQVEDAVEILREMGKREHRINSSAYKMVIDGLCKKKKVDIAIQVLEIMILNRCKPDEEIYSTLIKGLADAGMIEEANELQQKLINKKVLNDQTILD, via the coding sequence ATGACTTTTACAGTTTCCCCTCAGAAATCTATAGTAGAAATTCATTGTTTTCATGGCTTGCATTCATGCTTTAAAAAAGTTGGGTTCAATTGTTCAATGGTGAAAGCATCAGTCTTCGATCTGAAATATTCAATGAAGTGCATTCACAGAAACGAGTCGTGTTTACAGTGGACAGGAGATCTTCAATCAGGAAAAACTTTGTTTTCTTTGCAATGCAAAGGACTGCAAAGAAGTGTTTGCATTGATAGGGTTGACGAAAATGACCAAGATGAATGGAGCTCTGAAACTCATCTACTGGGTGTAGGTAGAAAATTCAGGGAGCAAATGAGCACAAAGAATCATGGATCTCCAACATTATCCATTGATGGGCCTTTTGTTGAAAATGATGAAGAAACCAACAATGAAATCCTGCAGCATTTGTGCAACAATGGGAGACTCATGGATGCATCGAGGCTGATAGATATTATGGCTCGTAGGAACCAAATTCCCCACTTCATTTGCTGTACAAACTTAATCAGGGGCTTCGCTAAAGTTGAACAGATAGATAAAGCCGCCAAGGTTCTTAAAATCATGGTCATGTCAGGTGGGGTTCCAGATGTTATTACATACAACATGATGGTTGGAGGTTTATGCAAGAGAGGAAAACTAAGATCTGCCATTGACCTCCTCGAAGATATGAGCTTGAGTGGTTGCCCTCCTGATGTGATCACTTATAACACAATAATTCGTTCCATGTTTGATAATCGAAATTTTGATCAAGCTGTTCAATTCTGGAAGGAGCAATTAAGGCGGGGATGCCCTCCATATCTTATAACCTACACAGTTCTCATTGAGTTAGTCTGCAAGCATTGTGGAACTGTTAGGGCCATGGAAGTATTGGAGGATATGGCAATCGAGGGATGTTATCCTGATCTAGTTACCTACAATTCGTTGGTCAATTTTTCTTGTAAACAGGGGAAATATGAAGATGCAGCATTGATCATTTATAACATTCTGTCTCATGGAATGGAGCCCAATGCTGTAACTTACAATACACTTCTGCATTCTCTTTGTAGTTCTGGGTTATGGGATGAAGTGGATGAGATCCTTGCAATTATGAAAGAAACTTACCATCCTCCTACTGTAGTTACTTACAACACACTGATTAATGGCTTGTGTAAGTTTGGACTTGTGGATCGCGCCATTGACTTCTTTCTTCAAATGGTTTATGAAGATTGTTTGCCTGACATTGTTACTTATAATACTCTCCTTGGTGCACTATGTAAAGAAGGACTGGTGGATGATGCCCTTCAATTACTTAGCCTTTTAAGCTTTAGCAGCTGTTCTCCTGGGTTGATAACTTATAATACTGTGATTGATGGAATGACCAGAAGGGGAAGTATGGACAAATCAATGACGTTATACAATCAAATGATAGAAAATGGGATCATTCCTGATGGTATTACCCATCGTTCATTGGTTTGGGGGTTTTGCTCAGCAAATCAAGTTGAAGATGCTGTGGAGATACTGAGAGAGATGGGAAAGAGAGAGCACAGGATCAATAGTAGTGCTTACAAAATGGTGATTGATGGATTATGTAAAAAGAAGAAGGTGGATATTGCAATACAAGTTCTAGAAATTATGATCTTAAATCGATGCAAGCCGGATGAGGAAATTTATTCTACTCTAATTAAAGGTCTGGCAGATGCCGGTATGATCGAAGAGGCTAACGAATTGCAACAGAAGTTGATAAATAAAAAAGTTCTTAATGATCAAACTATATTGGATTAA